A genome region from Acipenser ruthenus chromosome 29, fAciRut3.2 maternal haplotype, whole genome shotgun sequence includes the following:
- the LOC117965948 gene encoding tyrosine-protein phosphatase non-receptor type 7-like, which produces MVQHCPACLPLRPTDSPLSSVAMEHTTPQPPATRKQGRLQERRGSNVSLMLDVSSLGNVEPICSISTPREITLHFLRNSSHLLSGERLQDAARDTQALAAEFSKIPPNFVDQAELDIPGRALKDRYKTILPNPQTRVCLQKKGHDGDSYINANYIREYKGTEKRFIATQGPMVNTVSDFWEMVWQEDSPIIIMITKLQEKKEKCVLYWPEEEGQYGRFRVSVDRVNDCEGYTIRELNVKLEEKIRHVKHYWYSSWPDHQTPACATPLLQLIQEVEESRRGLQSQGPVIVHCSAGIGRTGCFIATSMGCQQLESSGEVDVLGIVCQLRIDRGGMIQTCEQYQFLYQALAQYSRQLPQTPPDPEQ; this is translated from the exons ATGGTCCAGCACTGCCCTGCCTGCCTCCCACTCCGCCCCACTGACTCTCCGCTCAGCTCCGTCGCCATGGAGCACACAACACCACAGCCACCGGCCACCAGGAAACAGGGCCGGCTCCAGGAACG GAGGGGCTCCAACGTGTCCCTGATGCTGGATGTGAGCTCCCTGGGAAATGTGGAGCCAATCTGCTCCATCTCCACGCCGCGCGAGATCACCCTGCACTTCCTGCGCAATAGCAGCCACCTGCTGTCAGGGGAGAGGCTGCAGGACGCTGCCCGGGACACGCAGGCACTGGCTGCAGAGTTCTCG AAAATCCCCCCCAATTTTGTGGACCAGGCTGAACTGGATATCCCTGGGCGTGCCTTAAAGGACCGATACAAAACCATCTTACCCA ACCCCCAGACCCGAGTGTGTCTCCAGAAGAAGGGGCATGACGGTGATTCCTACATCAACGCTAACTATATCCGG GAGTACAAAGGTACTGAGAAGAGGTTCATTGCCACCCAGGGACCCATGGTCAACACAGTCTCTGATTTCTGGGAGATGGTGTGGCAGGAGGATTCCCCCATCATCATCATGATAACCAAACTGCAGGAGAAGAAAgag AAGTGCGTCCTCTACTGGCCAGAAGAGGAAGGGCAGTATGGCAGGTTCAGAGTTTCTGTGGACAGAGTCAATGACTGTGAAGGGTACACTATCCGAGAGCTCAATGTCAAG CTTGAAGAGAAAATCCGCCATGTGAAACATTACTGGTACTCGTCCTGGCCGGACCACCAGACCCCCGCCTGCGCCACACCCCTGCTGCAGCTGATCCAGGAGGTGGAGGAGAGCCGGAGGGGGCTGCAGAGTCAAGGACCGGTCATCGTGCACTGCAG CGCTGGGATCGGGCGGACAGGTTGCTTCATCGCCACCAGTATGGGCTGCCAGCAGCTGGAGAGCAGCGGTGAGGTGGACGTGCTGGGGATCGTGTGCCAGCTCCGCATCGACAG AGGTGGTATGATCCAGACCTGTGAGCAGTACCAGTTCCTCTATCAGGCCCTGGCCCAGTACAGCAGACAACTTCCACAGACCCCCCCGGACCCTGAGCAGTGA